The stretch of DNA tttaaaacattttgtaaaattttaaaaaataaaaaaatttaatatgtcgaaattaaaattcaaactgTCGGTTGTACGCATGACTCTTTTATTTATAAGGGTGCATTGTggtgattttaattaattaatatgatattttttttattttattaaaaaataatataatagagagtatttttagtgtaatttttggtgttgtgGTTAGAATGATAATACTTTTTAACATTAAATTTAATGATAATGTGACAAGCTAAATTTAGTGTGCTCCTTAAAATGCTCTTAAACATACTCTAGTAGTTAATATTGTTGGTGTAGTAGTATAAAAGTGtcattatttaattatgtattattttaaattttattataattaattcaatattttttattgaattttttaaagttaTCTGTATATAGCATTACTCATTTTAACAGTGTAAAATTAGATAATTACCTTATTAACATAATATATTCTTTGACATAACACTACTAGCACTAAGCTAAATTACTTggaaatttatatatatctattttatatagaatgtgcttatataatagaatttttggtttatgagaaatttatgggtgactttttatttatattaaaaataaaatagtttattattaaaaataaaatagtttatgagaaattcataggtcactttttatttatatataataaaataaatcccattaaatctaaaaaaataggtttctagattttctttaattaccgtatttctaaccctatttaattatttatgcctcttttataaaccctatttgattaaagttaagattataagattaattcaaattattgttcacactacaagaaatgtcacttttgccatcacatttttgtgctggcaaaagttggtattgcgccggtaaaatagaatttacttgtgatgtgttggcaaaagggggttgacaaatcaatgttggtatgagaacttttgccagcataaaatgaaaagcgctggcaaaaataatttttcccaacacgtaaatgcgctggtaaaaattagattttagCCCCTGCAAATGTAcactggtaaaactttgacctctttGCCAGTGCAGTTTGcaaaatgcgctggtaaaagttactaTGCtgataaaagtgacatttcttgtagtgtcatatattgattaatcccattaataaaaaaaataattcaatatatgaatcctatttgattaaaacattttaatcaaatagggttcatatattgaatgattttttattaatgggattaatcaatatattaacaataatttgaattaatcttataatcttaactttttaattcaattaataattatttgtcacgtaattattaagtttttccctttaattttccttttattgatgatgctaatttattcatattaaggtagtgttctactaggggatctaacgagtttctccccttcgctaatggcctctaagagttcaaattctagtattgtataaatcttcaatttgttctatttcttataatAACTGAAagtttgctacttttttttttttttattaatttacaactttattgtttatatcttattagggacattcatggaaatttggattttttttaaaatatacaattaatgagcattactttttgatcatagtgtgttttccatggctgaaaacctcaataatctctatcatttgatatcaaataaaataaaatcatcatgatgtatacattatggttatttaatgagtaattagtgtgttgaaattgtcaagctgatatttaaaattgtttataattgaattgtttcattgtcaaaattaatattaagtatatttatatatttataggtttatctattttctcttagatcaatcatgctcatatagcaaaaaaatcatactcatatagacatgttattttcattttgtaatttagatcttcttagtcattatttagttcacttaaaccttttccgattatggtaactgaagttttgtttcttttaggtactctattacaaagatctatattacatgtattatttatttttgactatgacgAGGTAGATTTCTTTATTGGAAAACATATAGagtgacaaattattgttcatatattgaataattatttttgattaatgggattcatatatataactgtgtatattgaattctttatttaaataattattttttatttttacgtctatttgattaaagttaagattataagattaattaatttgtgattgtttcctatacacataataataatctcacctaataactaataatattttttctttaatttttaattgtattactttaaaataacatataaaaaaattagcataaaatttaatatacgtgtCTTGCAACGTATCTTTTTActaatatctttatatattaaaagtgcttatctaacggcatttcttggtttaacattcttggtttaacagaatatacttaaaaataaaagaatattctgttaaatttaacgattaggtttgatctcccgttaaaaaataaacccaataattaaaccaaaaattaaacaatcttttaaatattaataatctctttttaaattaaaaaaatcatgttagccacatatctctttaacaaacctatcttgggagaatattaataatttttttatttattttttaaaaaagaaaaatatagataaaatatctagaaaagataatataaaagaagattgattgtgttggcttagagatttttgggcttaagcttaaaaaaataataaaaaaagatgaaatgggctgtaattagtatttaccttatatgtttgtgcttatttttagttttatttttaattttaccaccaagaggagaatgttgaaaaatattcgaatatgaaaatattattggtgcttattagtaatttgcaaagaatgtgaaagtctataaatatatagttgtgtagctattattaaatatgaaatgagataatagaacttttttcaattagaagattaatgtacattttactattaataacatacattatttattattttttttttttgaaaataaataacatacattattataacacaattatattttacttactaaatatactgacacatattttatttttataaaacaaatcgttcaaataattatactattttaattattaattaaaataaaaaactaaaatattaaataaaactaacactacgtggcttggcacgtaacaatcacctagtatatatatatatatatagataattttTACATCACCAACGTTGGATCAAACTTATATAATCTGAAAgtcagaaaaataaataaacataaactGAATAACACACCCAATACCTTTCTCATTTTCATTTGCATTATCGGTTGTGTAGCCAAAATTTTCGTTCTATAAAGTAATGATTTCATCAGATATTATTCAGGACTTCAGATATTACATGATgagttaatatatattaatatttgctTTGACTAATCCAGATAGTATTCAGTGTGTGAacataaatatacttaatttaGACAAAAGGTGTGAATATATAGATAAttctattaatattaatttgacctaatatttattattatttttttttttgagagaaaggGAGCCCACTAAAGAGAAAGGAACTCAAGAAGGTCACAGGGGTCATCGCCTATCCATATCGCAACCTCATATAACCCCAAGGCTCGATGTGCCAGCTTATCAGCAAGAGCGTTGGCATCACGATTGACATGAGAGAGTCGAGCGTTAGGGATAAGAGATAAGGCTTCCTTAATTTGACAAATAAGATCTCCAAAAATCGAAACATCTTCCTTGTTATTAGATAGTGCATCAGTAATGGCTTTACAGTCCGTTTCAACTTCTTGAACCAAGAAATGCTCGACTATGCACCACCGTAAAATAGTGAGGAGGGATTTTGCTTCGAGAGTAGCGATAGCTCCTCCCCCAATATAAGGTTGGGCAAGGGCTGCTACTACCAAACCATCGCTATTTCTCATAATCCCACCAAAACCCACTTTTCTGCTATTCTTTGAGATTGCTGCATCCACATTTAACTTGAGAAGTCCTGACGCCGGAGGGGACCAGGAGACCGGATTGTTCCGCGCTCTGGAGATTTGAACTGGAGCCGACTGGGAATCTTGGTACTCAGTTAGGTAAGAGTGCGCCAGATCAAGGATTGCGTGAGTCTGATCGTGAGATTGTCCTTTTAGCACTTTGTTCCTGTTGAACCAAATAAACCAAGCAGTACAAACAAACAATTCTACTTCTTTCTTGGTTAGAGAAGTGTATATCATATCAGCTATATCATGAAACATAATCTCAGAAGAGCAAGAAAAAATGTAAGGATAAAATTGCGTACCTTTCCAGACTCTTCTAATGCTCTGACAGAAGAACAAAGCATGAGACACTGATTCTTCTGGGAACCCACAGCGATCACACCCCGGAAAGTGAATAATTTTCCTATGGGCTAGGTTTTGGGCAGTAGGGAGGGTTGAGTTTGTGGCTCGAAAGGCAAAGTGTTTAACCTTGGCAGGGAGATTAAGGTGCCAGAGGTTTTTCCACCAAGGGGAAGGAGAGGAAGGGGAAGGGATATCAGGGGGgggatgtaacaccctaactaccttaggcgtattacgtgagttttaaacgtactgtgcagctcgttgctaatcaacgaggtttatggaaaaacgtgattaattaaaattttgctttttaattaaacttataaaaccatattacaaaagactcgggatcccgatttataaaatcctttacaaaagttttaactgtttaactattacataaaattaaaagtcgtctaacgaccagttacaaaattcagccttgctgtcccgaggatcgtacgctccaggcctaaccgccccgacatgtacaatctcataagctcgctcacggtccatcagctatagccttgcctttacctacacatgaacataaactgtgagtcgacgtactcggcaagaaaagcataataatatcatacataatactaactgccgtgtccaacacgatgcgagtcccgccatcgccatgtccaacatggtaccgagccactaccgccatgtccaacatggtaccgagttacgaacgttcatagggacggtactattgacacgtaacaacccgatcggtcgaaccggtcatactccgccgccggtcatactccactcgtaccgacgtgttactatatcctctgatcggtcgaaccggtcatactccgccgccggtcatactccactgtaccgacgggatacgtcaatagcacggaaccaccaaccaaatgtcgactgatcggtcaaaccggtcatactcattgctggtcatactccggcacatgtaccgacgtgacggggttggatggttcgaagcctatatacataactaatgtaatctagcgaggcttcctacatgcacgctaaacatgtaatctacatatgcataccgttatactaatcttactggattccgatttcgggtgtgccacaacccgaccggaactgaagctgagcggcggattactggctcctaaaccataaaaatcacaacgctataagtgacacgctaaatcacttcccggggactaaaactaggaattaaaagtttccctatcgataaaaagcatggcaatacccctaaaaacataaaaacgaggaaaactagggtccctgaattttccccaaccggtagaccggttgcccaaccggaattccggttctggaaaattcagaaccctcatccggaattccggatgcacaaccggaattccggttcctcgcaggcagccaactaaaattttcataactcgaccaattcaaccccaattggtcccaaactttccagacctgttctaaactatccctagaacatatccaaggcatcaaaaccacccagaaacctcaaacatgaaaaatgccattggagctcaagcttgagttctaaactcaaacttgagcaaaaacacccaaacaagcaatcaaaccaacttaattctacataatcaagctcaaaataacctctggaaactcaagcaaacatcctcaacatcacagcaacaaaatagaaccttttctctcaaaaatcacataattgcataggaaattcaaagctttaaacaacaccactagcatgcactaaaacctatataatccatccatataaaacctaattaagctactggaaacaacaaataaacacagcaacaacagcaactaaactcatgcatgcatcaacaatTTATCAAACTTTTCCTAAGAAAATAAGAGAAGAAAGCTAGAAgacacctaccacaatcaagaattcactagagttttgcaaatcaagcttgaatcaccataAAAATCCAGCTCCAAGCACCCCCATGCACAGCCGAAAAATAGAGAGCAAAAAGGAGaggttttgaaattttctttcttttcttacttagtgatttttttgtaaaaaggaAGGAATACACATAAAGCCACATATCACtttccatttcagccaacaattaaataaaataacatttatttttttcatttcataaagccacaaaagacaaaacactaatggggcaaaaagaccattttgcccctccaccataaaatcatgaaaatcatactaaaggggtatttttgggacattctaaattcccggccattcccgacattcacaatgtctaaaacccgtccccaaattactaacatactaagttgtgatttctactgagccaaacgccgagttccaaaataccggacaccggaaatgcaaaatatgcaagctactgatgacataatcatgcacttctgaattccataaataacagtaataaattatttaaatagctataaataatttcataattaaacataaacaactgataatttccaaattaactaagcgggctttacaactatcccccccttaaaaggatttcgtccccgaaatctaacctgaataactctggatattgagctctcatatctgactctagctcccaggtggcttcttccacccatcaagtttctccagagaaccttgaccaaagctatggtcttattccgaaggactttatcctgtCTTTCCAGGATCCGCACCGCCgttcctcataggtcatgtctggctgaagctgaagactctcataactgagtatatgagaggggtctgaaacgtattttctcaacatcgagacatggaatacgttgtgtactgctgataaggctggaggcaatgctaaccgatatgccacttgacctatcttcttgagaatctcgaaaggtcctgtaaatctagggcataacttgcctcttttcccgaaacgtttaatccccttcatcggagatactcgtaaaaacacatgttcccctacttggaactcaacatctctgcgtttcggatctgcgtaactcttctgtctactctgtgaggcaagcattctagcttttatcttttctatcgcctcattggtccgctgaactgactctggacctaggtatttcctctcccctgtctcatcccagtggataggggatctacatttcctaccgtacaacagttcatagggagccatccctatcgtactctgataactgttgttgtacgcaaattctatcaacggtagatacttactccatgagccctcaaagtccataacacaggctctcaatatatcctccaatatctgaattgtcctttcggactgaccatctgtctgaggatggaatgctgtactgaattttagctttgtacccattgcccgttgcaaactttgccaaaatttggaggtgaacttcggatccctgtccgaaactatagacttcggtactccgtgaagtctcactatctctctgacgtacagttctgccaactgatccactgaaaatgttgttctaaccggcagaaaatgaacagatttcgtaaatcggtccaccactacccagatggaatcaaataaacccgtggtcctaggtaacccgaccacaatatccatcgtaatatcctctcatttccattctggtagggttagaggctgcaacaaccctgctggtctctgatgttcagccttaatctgctgacaagtgaggcatctcgatacgaattctaccaaattcttcttcataccgctccaccagaagtacggtttcaaatcttggtacatcttggtggtgccgggatgcagggagtatggggtagaatgagcctcctcaaagatttcatttctaagttccacactgttcggaacgcaaactctggctttatacaaaagcatcccactatctgacactgaaaagtccttggcttgaccagccaacaccccatctcggattttcactaactccggatctgtcatctgagcgacttttattctttccaacagatcagattgcagcgtcaagttgtgaagctgacctaccacaaactcaatgctggatctaaccatatcctctgctagctgaggtgagatctgaaccatactaactacttgcccgggaccctttctgctcagggcatcggccactacattggcttttccgggatgatagaggatctcgcaatcgtaatccttcactaattccaaccaacgcctttgtctcatgttcaaatctttctgagtaaagaaatacttgagacttttatggtcggtatagatctcacacttctccccataaaggtaatgccgccaaatcttcagtgcaaaaaccactgcggccaattctagatcatgagtcgggtatcgctgttcataatcctttaactgacgggaggcataagcgatgacccgatcggcttgcatcaatacacaccccaaaccctgtttggatgcgtcacagtagactacgaacttctccttgtccgaaggcaaagctagcaccggagcagtaatcaacctcagctttagctcctgaaagctagcttcgcacttatctgaccgaATAAATCTCTGAgttttctttgtaagctcggttaggggcattgaaattttggagaacccttcgacgaacctacggtagtacccagctaaacctaagaaacttctaatctctgtcactgtcttcggtcttggccaatccctgacggattcaatcttcccgggatccaccttaatcccatccttgctcacaatgtgccctaggaaggacacctgagatagccagaactcacatttcttgaacttggcataaagcttatgttctcgaagtcgttgcagtaccatctgaagatgtaactcatgctcctcttctgattgagagtacacgaggatgtcgtcgataaacacaatcacacagatatcgaggaaatccttgaatactctattcatcaggtccatgaatgctgcaggagcattggttagtccgaatgacataaccagaaactcgtaaagtccatacctagtgcggaaagccgtcttcggattgtcctcctctcggattctcaactgatgatagcccgaacggagatcaatcttagaaaagaccgtcttcccctgaagctgatcgaacaaatcatcgatcctaggtaatggatatttattcttcaccgtcagcttgttcaattctctgtagtcgatgcacctcctcatagatccatccttcttcttgacgaataaaaccggggctccccagggtgacacactgggctgaatgaaccctatgtcaagtaacccttgtagctgaatctttaattccttaagttcagctggagccatcctatacggggctttggaaaccggatccacccctggtgctaagtcaatcacgaaatcaatctctcgctgaggtggtaaccctggaagttcttcgggaaaaacgtccaaaaattcccgaaccactctgatgtcctctggccgaatggtatctggccgagtggtgtccaccaccacggccagaaaccctaagcaaccgccgtgcaacaattctctcgctgacatagccgagatcaccgggatccgagatccctgaactgaacccacaaatacaaacggttcttcactttccggttggaagaccaccatcttcttttttaaaatcaatactcgccgaataattagataggaaatctattcctaaaataatatcgaattcgactaaactcatctctaccagatcagcacttaactctctaccatctatcctgatcggcataggcctaatccacctattggagataaccaattctccgccaggtaacagggttccaaaccctgattcatatctatcatacgatctttccaattttctaaaaactctggctgccacaccagacatccttgacctaaacactcatccataggatgcctcttactaatgagacactccagtaggaataacgggtctcaacactaccctgacgaccgtcttgattctggttccctcggaacctcttgttctgcctcgagccaccggatgcagtggatgatttcgtcctccagtccatggccgaaccactacctcccctgctgaaacctgacgcagaaggggtaggagccctGCCACATTCcagagtcctaactgattccacacacatctagctgcgccctcagctcaccatgctttcttcgccatctcagcttagatggtcttatcgtcggtagtgatcataaggtcatacttgatcttcacattaagtccatcgagacattttctttcttactgaaatcggttggcgcaaatcccgaggctaacctcgccaaccagtcgaactgagtaatatattccgtcatgctcatattctctcgctgggtcaggtgggcgtaCTCTTTCCTcatggcgcttctgaccgcctcgttataacatttaacgctgaagagttcctaaaacctttcccaggtcatagagatgacgtcatggatctgagacaccatgtcccaccagaccagagcgtcttcttaaaactgaaaagtggcactcaccactctgtcgttcccggtgacacccataaaattcagaatcttggtgatcaccgtcagccattgctcggctttcactacatccggacctcccaggaaaatcggaggtgcctgcttccaaAACCGTTcttacaaaggttccaatctattggccgccaccactatctcggcctgggcagcaggggcaggtgccactggaactacgggcactggaactgcaagagcaccctgctgtctcaacctctgaatctcgagatcttgctcttctatccgggtttgcatttccgcaaaccgtaacttcccaattctgggcttcctgattgacttgggcagcctgcggcgagttaacatcctCCAACCGCAAACCACCGCCCACAGGACCTCTACCTTggcccaaaacacttgaggggaactgagctcctcgaccttgatctgacccgactgagatgccctgactcctaatatttcgtctggcgtccatctagtctgaaccgcctcgaaatcccgagttggcacttcaggtcacgatcatcgagagctttactaatgccgcttaatttggaaattaaaaacgaaacatgcgcctattctactatcaggctactaacatgcttcctaacaggcttttctttttcatactgaataaaataaactactaaagcaataaaggcttactgaaccgtgaaacgagctaactgctgatgatgattgtacatgtcgtgacgatcttcggaagacaacacagcggctacgataccaaattgtaacaccctaactaccttaggcgtattacgtgagttttaaacgcttgtgcagctcgttgctaatcaacgaggtttatggaaaaacgtgattaattaaaattttgctttttaattaaacttataaaaccatattacaaaagactcgggatcccgatttataaaatcctttacaaaagttttaactgtttaactattacataaaattaaaagtcgtctaacgaccagttacaaaattcagccttgctgtcccgaggatcgtacgctccaggcctaaccgccccgacatgtacaatctcataagctcgctcacggtccatcagctatagccttgcctttacctacacatgaacataaactgtgagtcgacagactcagtaagaaaagcataataatatcatacataatactaactgccgtgtccaacacgatactgagtcccgctactgccatgtccaacatggtactgagccactactgccatgtccaacattgtactgagttctgaacgttcatagggacggtactattgacacgtaacaacctgatcggtcgaaccggtcatactccggctgctggtcatactccggctgtaccgacgtgttactatatcctcccgatcggtcgaaccggtcatactccggccgtcggtcatactccaggctgtaccgacgggatacgtcaatagcacggaaccaccaaccaaatgtcggctgatcggtcaaaccggtcatactccgacttggtcatactccactgtaccgacgtgacggggttggatggttcgaagcctatatacataactaatgtaatc from Cannabis sativa cultivar Pink pepper isolate KNU-18-1 chromosome 2, ASM2916894v1, whole genome shotgun sequence encodes:
- the LOC133034135 gene encoding uncharacterized protein LOC133034135; translation: MFHDIADMIYTSLTKKEVELFVCTAWFIWFNRNKVLKGQSHDQTHAILDLAHSYLTEYQDSQSAPVQISRARNNPVSWSPPASGLLKLNVDAAISKNSRKVGFGGIMRNSDGLVVAALAQPYIGGGAIATLEAKSLLTILRWCIVEHFLVQEVETDCKAITDALSNNKEDVSIFGDLICQIKEALSLIPNARLSHVNRDANALADKLAHRALGLYEVAIWIGDDPCDLLEFLSL